A genomic segment from Salvelinus alpinus chromosome 8, SLU_Salpinus.1, whole genome shotgun sequence encodes:
- the LOC139583319 gene encoding myelin-associated glycoprotein-like isoform X1 — MTCPENMLFLIVLFMSGVLACFGQRGLIATMPDRLDGLTGSCVQIPCSFDIPDQNKYTFNSAIQTSGVWIKKSPQFGGSPDNVIFNSSETVNRYQGKITGNMSQKNCTTVLFNVATNYNNKYFFRIESQPFRATDPNESVDIVVRDLPSSPIITVSSEVKEGTPVSLNCSAVAPCPEHPPELTWTLPTQFTPENQLQENPDQTKSVLSTVTFTPSYLHHEKNITCTAVYPVGSNNKTAEHNMMLNVSFSPKDTSASISPADPVSVGSCVNLTCSSTANPPVTNFTWFQISGDKRTQVASGLSYSLNVTVDGGLYFCEARNSHGCGKSKEVQLAIKEPKTSMVVGVAAGTLGAFLFISLISVFGWRRNSRLHDGLERTDNPQGQNSPVGTVCANQATAGEEPEEPAEDQPEEIQYGDIDFSKLRPKETPAAAQDSVQGQESEYAEVNVTGRGDKVQHLNNLDGLYAQVN; from the exons ATGACTTGTCCTGAGAACATGTTGTTTCTCATTGTCCTCTTTATGTCAG GTGTTTTGGCCTGTTTTGGTCAACGAGGTTTGATCGCCACAATGCCAGATAGACTGGATGGACTGACTGGCTCCTGTGTGCAAATCCCATGTTCATTTGATATTCCTGACCAAAATAAGTATACATTTAACAGCGCAATACAAACCTCTGGAGTGTGGATTAAAAAATCACCACAGTTTGGTGGGAGTCCGGACAATGTGATATTTAACAGTAGTGAGACGGTCAACAGATATCAAGGGAAGATAACTGGAAACATGTCCCAGAAGAACTGCACCACAGTCCTCTTCAATGTTGCCACCAATTACAATAATAAATACTTCTTCAGGATTGAGAGTCAACCATTCCGTGCAACAGATCCCAATGAGTCTGTTGATATAGTTGTCAGAG ATTTGCCATCCAGTCCCATTATTACTGTCTCAAGTGAGGTGAAGGAAGGGACCCCTGTCAGTTTGAACTGCTCTGCTGTCGCCCCCTGTCCTGAACACCCCCCTGAGCTGACATGGACTCTCCCAACACAGTTCACACCTGAGAACCAACTGCAGGAGAATCCAGACCAAACCAAATCAGTTCTCTCCACGGTGACCTTCACTCCATCATACCTTCATCATGAGAAGAACATCACTTGTACTGCAGTCTACCCAGTAGGGTCAAACAACAAGACAGCTGAACATAACATGATGCTTAATGTTTCAT tctctcctaaGGACACCTCGGCCTCCATCAGTCCAGCTGATCCAGTATCAGTGGGCAGCTGTGTTAATCTGACCTGCAGCAGTACAGCCAACCCTCCTGTGACAAACTTCACCTGGTTCCAGATCAGTGGGGATAAAAGAACACAGGTAGCATCTGGACTGAGTTACTCCCTTAATGTGACTGTTGATGGAGGACTGTACTTCTGTGAAGCAAGAAATAGTCACGGCTGTGGCAAGTCAAAGGAAGTGCAGCTGGCTATTAAAG AGCCAAAAACCTCAATGGTTGTTGGGGTTGCAGCAGGAACTCTGGGGGCCTTTTTGTTCATCAGCCTGATCAGTGTTTTTGGATG GAGGAGAAACTCGAGGCTCCACGATGGACTTGAAAGGACAGACAATCCACAGGGACAG AACTCCCCGGTTGGGACAGTGTGTGCTAACCAGGCCACAGCCGGAGAGGAACCAGAGGAACCTGCAGAAGACCAGCCTGAAGAGATCCAATACGGTGACATAGACTTCTCCAAACTACGGCCCAAAGAGACCCCAGCTGCAGCCCAGGACAGTGTCCAGGGACAGGAGAGTGAGTACGCTGAAGTCAATGTGACCGGGAGAGGGGACAAGGTACAACACCTTAACAACCTAGATGGACTTTATGCACAAGTGAATTAA
- the LOC139583318 gene encoding sialic acid-binding Ig-like lectin 7 isoform X2: MACPENMFFLIGLFMSGVLACFGQRDLFATMPDGLDGLTGSCMQIPCSFDIPDQNKYKFNSAIPTSGVWIKENPDFDLPSSPIITVSGEVKEGTPVSLNCSAVAPCPEHPPELTWTLPTQFTPKNQLQENPDQTKSVLSTVTFTPSYLHHEKNITCTAVYPVGASNKTAEHNMMLHVSFSPKDTSASISPADPVLVGSCVILTCSSTANPPVTSFTWFQICGGKPTQVASGQSYSLNVTVGDGGLYYCEARNSHGCGKSREVQLAIKGQEEPVNPKIYEIVGKTLGLLFLFSLVVFFAWRRRTSRLPSGFDMTDLSQGQNSPAGTVCSNQARVGRGNQEPPLNNLDGLYAQVNNRGAFEVFSQWVLSVFMYSIVIVYSFYIGTFVTFIIMCSYLHICRICWDEKCLTVTVVVIR; this comes from the exons ATGGCTTGTCCTGAGAACATGTTTTTTCTCATTGGTCTCTTTATGTCAG GTGTTTTGGCCTGTTTTGGTCAACGAGATTTGTTCGCCACAATGCCAGATGGACTGGATGGACTGACTGGCTCCTGTATGCAAATCCCATGTTCATTTGATATTCCTGACCAAAATAAGTATAAATTTAACAGCGCAATACCAACCTCTGGAGTGTGGATTAAAGAAAACCCAGACTTTG ATTTGCCTTCCAGTCCCATCATTACTGTCTCAGGTGAGGTGAAGGAAGGGACCCCTGTCAGTTTGAACTGCTCTGCTGTCGCTCCCTGTCCCGAACACCCCCCTGAGCTGACATGGACTCTCCCAACACAGTTCACACCTAAGAACCAACTGCAGGAGAATCCAGACCAAACCAAATCAGTTCTCTCCACGGTGACCTTCACTCCATCATACCTTCATCATGAGAAGAACATCACTTGTACTGCAGTCTACCCAGTAGGGGCAAGCAACAAGACAGCTGAACATAACATGATGCTTCACGTTTCAT tctcacCTAAGGACACCTCGGCCTCCATCAGTCCAGCTGATCCAGTATTAGTGGGCAGCTGTGTTATTCTGACCTGCAGCAGTACAGCCAACCCTCCTGTGACATCCTtcacctggttccagatctgtggGGGTAAACCAACACAGGTAGCATCTGGACAGAGCTActccctcaatgtgactgttGGTGATGGAGGACTGTACTACTGTGAAGCAAGAAATAGTCACGGCTGTGGGAAGTCAAGGGAAGTGCAGCTGGCTATTAAAG GGCAAGAAGAGCCTGTTAACCCAAAGATTTATGAGATTGTAGGAAAAACCTTGGGGTTGCTTTTCCTTTTCAGCCTGGTCGTATTCTTTGCATG GAGGAGGAGAACATCTAGACTCCCCAGTGGGTTTGACATGACAGACCTTTCACAGGGACAG AACTCCCCGGCTGGGACAGTGTGCTCTAACCAGGCCAGGGTCGGTAGAGGGAACCAGGAACCACCACTTAACAACCTCGATGGTCTTTATGCACAAGTCAATAACAGAGGTGCATTTGAAGTATTTAGCCAATGGGTATTAAGTGTTTTTATGTACAGTATTGTCATTGTGTATTCGTTTTATATTGGTACTTTTGTTACATTTATAATTATGTGCTCTTATCTGCATATTTGTAGAATTTGCTGGGATGAAAAGTGTTTAACTGTTACTGTAGTGGTGATACGATGA
- the LOC139583318 gene encoding myelin-associated glycoprotein-like isoform X3 gives MACPENMFFLIGLFMSGVLACFGQRDLFATMPDGLDGLTGSCMQIPCSFDIPDQNKYKFNSAIPTSGVWIKENPDFGELPDNVIFNSSETVNRYQGKITGNMSQKNCTTVFFNVTTSYTNKFFFRIENQPFRKTDTEKSVDIVVRDLPSSPIITVSGEVKEGTPVSLNCSAVAPCPEHPPELTWTLPTQFTPKNQLQENPDQTKSVLSTVTFTPSYLHHEKNITCTAVYPVGASNKTAEHNMMLHVSFSPKDTSASISPADPVLVGSCVILTCSSTANPPVTSFTWFQICGGKPTQVASGQSYSLNVTVGDGGLYYCEARNSHGCGKSREVQLAIKGGGEHLDSPVGLT, from the exons ATGGCTTGTCCTGAGAACATGTTTTTTCTCATTGGTCTCTTTATGTCAG GTGTTTTGGCCTGTTTTGGTCAACGAGATTTGTTCGCCACAATGCCAGATGGACTGGATGGACTGACTGGCTCCTGTATGCAAATCCCATGTTCATTTGATATTCCTGACCAAAATAAGTATAAATTTAACAGCGCAATACCAACCTCTGGAGTGTGGATTAAAGAAAACCCAGACTTTGGTGAGCTTCCGGACAATGTGATATTTAACAGTAGTGAGACGGTCAACAGATATCAAGGGAAGATAACTGGAAACATGTCCCAGAAGAACTGCACCACAGTCTTCTTCAATGTAACCACCAGTTACACTAATAAATTCTTCTTTAGGATTGAGAATCAACCATTCCGTAAAACAGACACTGAAAAGTCTGTTGATATAGTTGTCAGGG ATTTGCCTTCCAGTCCCATCATTACTGTCTCAGGTGAGGTGAAGGAAGGGACCCCTGTCAGTTTGAACTGCTCTGCTGTCGCTCCCTGTCCCGAACACCCCCCTGAGCTGACATGGACTCTCCCAACACAGTTCACACCTAAGAACCAACTGCAGGAGAATCCAGACCAAACCAAATCAGTTCTCTCCACGGTGACCTTCACTCCATCATACCTTCATCATGAGAAGAACATCACTTGTACTGCAGTCTACCCAGTAGGGGCAAGCAACAAGACAGCTGAACATAACATGATGCTTCACGTTTCAT tctcacCTAAGGACACCTCGGCCTCCATCAGTCCAGCTGATCCAGTATTAGTGGGCAGCTGTGTTATTCTGACCTGCAGCAGTACAGCCAACCCTCCTGTGACATCCTtcacctggttccagatctgtggGGGTAAACCAACACAGGTAGCATCTGGACAGAGCTActccctcaatgtgactgttGGTGATGGAGGACTGTACTACTGTGAAGCAAGAAATAGTCACGGCTGTGGGAAGTCAAGGGAAGTGCAGCTGGCTATTAAAG GAGGAGGAGAACATCTAGACTCCCCAGTGGGTTTGACATGA
- the LOC139583331 gene encoding B-cell receptor CD22-like isoform X2, whose amino-acid sequence MACPENMLFLIVLFMSVIGSRELEGEAAKGRIGFGGDQRDKPAGARATGVLACFGQRDLIATMPDRLDGLTGSCVQIPCSFDIPGQHKDTFNSAILTSGVWTKESPYFDVCPDSVIFNSSETVNRYQGKITGNMSQKNCTTVFFNVTTNYTNIFYFRIESQPFRATDIEKSVDIVVRDLPSSPILNVSGEVKEGTPVSLNCSAVAPCPEHPPELTWTLPTQFTTENQLQENPDQTKSVLSTVTFTPSYLHHEKIITCTAVYPVGASNKIAEHNMMLNVSFSPKDTSASISPADPVLVGSCVNLTCISTANPPVTNFTWFQISGGKTTQVATGLSYSLNVTVVDGGLYFCEARNSHGCGKSKEVPLASKGQEKTVTTMVFGIAAGTLGVLLLISLISVIGWRRNSRLHDGLERTDNPQGENSPVGTVCANQATAGEEPEERAEDHPEEIHYGDIDFSKLRPKETPAAAQDRVQGQESEYAEVYVTRRGAQEPPLNNLDGLYAQVNKRGAC is encoded by the exons ATGGCTTGTCCTGAGAACATGTTGTTTCTCATTGTCCTCTTTATGTCAG tcattggcagcagagaactggaaggagaggcggccaaaggaagaattggttttgggggtgaccagagagataaacctgctggagcgcgtgctacag GTGTTTTGGCCTGTTTTGGTCAACGAGATTTGATCGCCACAATGCCAGATAGACTGGATGGACTGACTGGCTCCTGTGTGCAAATCCCATGTTCATTTGATATTCCTGGCCAACATAAGGATACATTTAACAGTGCAATACTAACCTCTGGAGTCTGGACTAAAGAATCCCCATACTTTGATGTGTGTCCTGACAGTGTGATATTTAACAGTAGTGAGACGGTCAACAGATATCAAGGGAAGATAACTGGAAACATGTCCCAGAAGAACTGCACCACAGTCTTCTTCAATGTAACCACCAATTACACTAATATATTCTACTTTAGGATTGAGAGTCAACCATTCCGTGCAACAGACATTGAAAAGTCTGTTGATATAGTTGTCAGAG ATTTGCCTTCCAGCCCCATCCTTAATGTCTCAGGTGAGGTGAAGGAAGGGACCCCTGTCAGTTTGAACTGCTCTGCTGTCGCTCCCTGTCCTGAACACCCCCCTGAGCTGACATGGACTCTCCCAACACAGTTCACAACTGAGAACCAACTGCAGGAGAATCCAGACCAAACCAAATCAGTCCTCTCCACGGTGACCTTCACGCCGTCATACCTTCATCATGAGAAGATCATCACTTGTACTGCAGTCTACCCAGTAGGGGCAAGCAACAAGATAGCTGAACATAACATGATGCTTAACGTTTCAT tctctcctaaGGACACCTCGGCCTCCATCAGTCCAGCTGATCCAGTATTAGTGGGCAGCTGTGTTAATCTGACCTGCATCAGTACAGCCAACCCTCCTGTGACAAACTTCACCTGGTTCCAGATCAGTGGGGGTAAAACAACACAGGTTGCAACTGGACTGAGTTACTCCCTTaatgtgactgttgttgatggagGACTGTACTTCTGTGAAGCAAGAAATAGTCACGGCTGTGGCAAGTCAAAGGAAGTGCCGCTGGCTAGTAAAG GGCAAGAAAAGACTGTTACCACAATGGTTTTCGGGATTGCAGCAGGAACTTTGGGGGTCCTTTTGCTTATCAGCCTGATCAGTGTTATTGGATG GAGGAGAAACTCGAGGCTTCACGATGGACTTGAAAGGACGGACAATCCACAGGGAGAG AACTCCCCGGTTGGGACAGTGTGTGCTAACCAGGCCACAGCCGGAGAGGAACCAGAGGAACGTGCAGAAGACCATCCTGAAGAGATCCACTACGGTGACATAGACTTCTCCAAACTACGGCCCAAAGAGACCCCAGCTGCAGCCCAGGACAGGGTCCAGGGACAGGAGAGTGAGTACGCTGAAGTCTATGTGACCAGAAGAGGGGCCCAGGAACCACCTCTTAACAATCTAGATGGACTTTATGCACAAGTGAATAAAAGAGGTGCATGTTAA
- the LOC139583318 gene encoding sialic acid-binding Ig-like lectin 13 isoform X1 produces the protein MACPENMFFLIGLFMSGVLACFGQRDLFATMPDGLDGLTGSCMQIPCSFDIPDQNKYKFNSAIPTSGVWIKENPDFGELPDNVIFNSSETVNRYQGKITGNMSQKNCTTVFFNVTTSYTNKFFFRIENQPFRKTDTEKSVDIVVRDLPSSPIITVSGEVKEGTPVSLNCSAVAPCPEHPPELTWTLPTQFTPKNQLQENPDQTKSVLSTVTFTPSYLHHEKNITCTAVYPVGASNKTAEHNMMLHVSFSPKDTSASISPADPVLVGSCVILTCSSTANPPVTSFTWFQICGGKPTQVASGQSYSLNVTVGDGGLYYCEARNSHGCGKSREVQLAIKGQEEPVNPKIYEIVGKTLGLLFLFSLVVFFAWRRRTSRLPSGFDMTDLSQGQNSPAGTVCSNQARVGRGNQEPPLNNLDGLYAQVNNRGAFEVFSQWVLSVFMYSIVIVYSFYIGTFVTFIIMCSYLHICRICWDEKCLTVTVVVIR, from the exons ATGGCTTGTCCTGAGAACATGTTTTTTCTCATTGGTCTCTTTATGTCAG GTGTTTTGGCCTGTTTTGGTCAACGAGATTTGTTCGCCACAATGCCAGATGGACTGGATGGACTGACTGGCTCCTGTATGCAAATCCCATGTTCATTTGATATTCCTGACCAAAATAAGTATAAATTTAACAGCGCAATACCAACCTCTGGAGTGTGGATTAAAGAAAACCCAGACTTTGGTGAGCTTCCGGACAATGTGATATTTAACAGTAGTGAGACGGTCAACAGATATCAAGGGAAGATAACTGGAAACATGTCCCAGAAGAACTGCACCACAGTCTTCTTCAATGTAACCACCAGTTACACTAATAAATTCTTCTTTAGGATTGAGAATCAACCATTCCGTAAAACAGACACTGAAAAGTCTGTTGATATAGTTGTCAGGG ATTTGCCTTCCAGTCCCATCATTACTGTCTCAGGTGAGGTGAAGGAAGGGACCCCTGTCAGTTTGAACTGCTCTGCTGTCGCTCCCTGTCCCGAACACCCCCCTGAGCTGACATGGACTCTCCCAACACAGTTCACACCTAAGAACCAACTGCAGGAGAATCCAGACCAAACCAAATCAGTTCTCTCCACGGTGACCTTCACTCCATCATACCTTCATCATGAGAAGAACATCACTTGTACTGCAGTCTACCCAGTAGGGGCAAGCAACAAGACAGCTGAACATAACATGATGCTTCACGTTTCAT tctcacCTAAGGACACCTCGGCCTCCATCAGTCCAGCTGATCCAGTATTAGTGGGCAGCTGTGTTATTCTGACCTGCAGCAGTACAGCCAACCCTCCTGTGACATCCTtcacctggttccagatctgtggGGGTAAACCAACACAGGTAGCATCTGGACAGAGCTActccctcaatgtgactgttGGTGATGGAGGACTGTACTACTGTGAAGCAAGAAATAGTCACGGCTGTGGGAAGTCAAGGGAAGTGCAGCTGGCTATTAAAG GGCAAGAAGAGCCTGTTAACCCAAAGATTTATGAGATTGTAGGAAAAACCTTGGGGTTGCTTTTCCTTTTCAGCCTGGTCGTATTCTTTGCATG GAGGAGGAGAACATCTAGACTCCCCAGTGGGTTTGACATGACAGACCTTTCACAGGGACAG AACTCCCCGGCTGGGACAGTGTGCTCTAACCAGGCCAGGGTCGGTAGAGGGAACCAGGAACCACCACTTAACAACCTCGATGGTCTTTATGCACAAGTCAATAACAGAGGTGCATTTGAAGTATTTAGCCAATGGGTATTAAGTGTTTTTATGTACAGTATTGTCATTGTGTATTCGTTTTATATTGGTACTTTTGTTACATTTATAATTATGTGCTCTTATCTGCATATTTGTAGAATTTGCTGGGATGAAAAGTGTTTAACTGTTACTGTAGTGGTGATACGATGA
- the LOC139583331 gene encoding B-cell receptor CD22-like isoform X4, with protein sequence MACPENMLFLIVLFMSGVLACFGQRDLIATMPDRLDGLTGSCVQIPCSFDIPGQHKDTFNSAILTSGVWTKESPYFDVCPDSVIFNSSETVNRYQGKITGNMSQKNCTTVFFNVTTNYTNIFYFRIESQPFRATDIEKSVDIVVRDLPSSPILNVSGEVKEGTPVSLNCSAVAPCPEHPPELTWTLPTQFTTENQLQENPDQTKSVLSTVTFTPSYLHHEKIITCTAVYPVGASNKIAEHNMMLNVSFSPKDTSASISPADPVLVGSCVNLTCISTANPPVTNFTWFQISGGKTTQVATGLSYSLNVTVVDGGLYFCEARNSHGCGKSKEVPLASKGQEKTVTTMVFGIAAGTLGVLLLISLISVIGWRRNSRLHDGLERTDNPQGENSPVGTVCANQATAGEEPEERAEDHPEEIHYGDIDFSKLRPKETPAAAQDRVQGQESEYAEVYVTRRGAQEPPLNNLDGLYAQVNKRGAC encoded by the exons ATGGCTTGTCCTGAGAACATGTTGTTTCTCATTGTCCTCTTTATGTCAG GTGTTTTGGCCTGTTTTGGTCAACGAGATTTGATCGCCACAATGCCAGATAGACTGGATGGACTGACTGGCTCCTGTGTGCAAATCCCATGTTCATTTGATATTCCTGGCCAACATAAGGATACATTTAACAGTGCAATACTAACCTCTGGAGTCTGGACTAAAGAATCCCCATACTTTGATGTGTGTCCTGACAGTGTGATATTTAACAGTAGTGAGACGGTCAACAGATATCAAGGGAAGATAACTGGAAACATGTCCCAGAAGAACTGCACCACAGTCTTCTTCAATGTAACCACCAATTACACTAATATATTCTACTTTAGGATTGAGAGTCAACCATTCCGTGCAACAGACATTGAAAAGTCTGTTGATATAGTTGTCAGAG ATTTGCCTTCCAGCCCCATCCTTAATGTCTCAGGTGAGGTGAAGGAAGGGACCCCTGTCAGTTTGAACTGCTCTGCTGTCGCTCCCTGTCCTGAACACCCCCCTGAGCTGACATGGACTCTCCCAACACAGTTCACAACTGAGAACCAACTGCAGGAGAATCCAGACCAAACCAAATCAGTCCTCTCCACGGTGACCTTCACGCCGTCATACCTTCATCATGAGAAGATCATCACTTGTACTGCAGTCTACCCAGTAGGGGCAAGCAACAAGATAGCTGAACATAACATGATGCTTAACGTTTCAT tctctcctaaGGACACCTCGGCCTCCATCAGTCCAGCTGATCCAGTATTAGTGGGCAGCTGTGTTAATCTGACCTGCATCAGTACAGCCAACCCTCCTGTGACAAACTTCACCTGGTTCCAGATCAGTGGGGGTAAAACAACACAGGTTGCAACTGGACTGAGTTACTCCCTTaatgtgactgttgttgatggagGACTGTACTTCTGTGAAGCAAGAAATAGTCACGGCTGTGGCAAGTCAAAGGAAGTGCCGCTGGCTAGTAAAG GGCAAGAAAAGACTGTTACCACAATGGTTTTCGGGATTGCAGCAGGAACTTTGGGGGTCCTTTTGCTTATCAGCCTGATCAGTGTTATTGGATG GAGGAGAAACTCGAGGCTTCACGATGGACTTGAAAGGACGGACAATCCACAGGGAGAG AACTCCCCGGTTGGGACAGTGTGTGCTAACCAGGCCACAGCCGGAGAGGAACCAGAGGAACGTGCAGAAGACCATCCTGAAGAGATCCACTACGGTGACATAGACTTCTCCAAACTACGGCCCAAAGAGACCCCAGCTGCAGCCCAGGACAGGGTCCAGGGACAGGAGAGTGAGTACGCTGAAGTCTATGTGACCAGAAGAGGGGCCCAGGAACCACCTCTTAACAATCTAGATGGACTTTATGCACAAGTGAATAAAAGAGGTGCATGTTAA
- the LOC139583319 gene encoding myelin-associated glycoprotein-like isoform X2, producing the protein MECSGVGFEPEGVLACFGQRGLIATMPDRLDGLTGSCVQIPCSFDIPDQNKYTFNSAIQTSGVWIKKSPQFGGSPDNVIFNSSETVNRYQGKITGNMSQKNCTTVLFNVATNYNNKYFFRIESQPFRATDPNESVDIVVRDLPSSPIITVSSEVKEGTPVSLNCSAVAPCPEHPPELTWTLPTQFTPENQLQENPDQTKSVLSTVTFTPSYLHHEKNITCTAVYPVGSNNKTAEHNMMLNVSFSPKDTSASISPADPVSVGSCVNLTCSSTANPPVTNFTWFQISGDKRTQVASGLSYSLNVTVDGGLYFCEARNSHGCGKSKEVQLAIKEPKTSMVVGVAAGTLGAFLFISLISVFGWRRNSRLHDGLERTDNPQGQNSPVGTVCANQATAGEEPEEPAEDQPEEIQYGDIDFSKLRPKETPAAAQDSVQGQESEYAEVNVTGRGDKVQHLNNLDGLYAQVN; encoded by the exons ATGGAGTGCTCGGGTGTTGGGTTTGAGCCTGAAG GTGTTTTGGCCTGTTTTGGTCAACGAGGTTTGATCGCCACAATGCCAGATAGACTGGATGGACTGACTGGCTCCTGTGTGCAAATCCCATGTTCATTTGATATTCCTGACCAAAATAAGTATACATTTAACAGCGCAATACAAACCTCTGGAGTGTGGATTAAAAAATCACCACAGTTTGGTGGGAGTCCGGACAATGTGATATTTAACAGTAGTGAGACGGTCAACAGATATCAAGGGAAGATAACTGGAAACATGTCCCAGAAGAACTGCACCACAGTCCTCTTCAATGTTGCCACCAATTACAATAATAAATACTTCTTCAGGATTGAGAGTCAACCATTCCGTGCAACAGATCCCAATGAGTCTGTTGATATAGTTGTCAGAG ATTTGCCATCCAGTCCCATTATTACTGTCTCAAGTGAGGTGAAGGAAGGGACCCCTGTCAGTTTGAACTGCTCTGCTGTCGCCCCCTGTCCTGAACACCCCCCTGAGCTGACATGGACTCTCCCAACACAGTTCACACCTGAGAACCAACTGCAGGAGAATCCAGACCAAACCAAATCAGTTCTCTCCACGGTGACCTTCACTCCATCATACCTTCATCATGAGAAGAACATCACTTGTACTGCAGTCTACCCAGTAGGGTCAAACAACAAGACAGCTGAACATAACATGATGCTTAATGTTTCAT tctctcctaaGGACACCTCGGCCTCCATCAGTCCAGCTGATCCAGTATCAGTGGGCAGCTGTGTTAATCTGACCTGCAGCAGTACAGCCAACCCTCCTGTGACAAACTTCACCTGGTTCCAGATCAGTGGGGATAAAAGAACACAGGTAGCATCTGGACTGAGTTACTCCCTTAATGTGACTGTTGATGGAGGACTGTACTTCTGTGAAGCAAGAAATAGTCACGGCTGTGGCAAGTCAAAGGAAGTGCAGCTGGCTATTAAAG AGCCAAAAACCTCAATGGTTGTTGGGGTTGCAGCAGGAACTCTGGGGGCCTTTTTGTTCATCAGCCTGATCAGTGTTTTTGGATG GAGGAGAAACTCGAGGCTCCACGATGGACTTGAAAGGACAGACAATCCACAGGGACAG AACTCCCCGGTTGGGACAGTGTGTGCTAACCAGGCCACAGCCGGAGAGGAACCAGAGGAACCTGCAGAAGACCAGCCTGAAGAGATCCAATACGGTGACATAGACTTCTCCAAACTACGGCCCAAAGAGACCCCAGCTGCAGCCCAGGACAGTGTCCAGGGACAGGAGAGTGAGTACGCTGAAGTCAATGTGACCGGGAGAGGGGACAAGGTACAACACCTTAACAACCTAGATGGACTTTATGCACAAGTGAATTAA